The genomic window GGTGGACTTGAACAGCGCAAACAACGGATCGATGCGCAACTGCAAATCCGCTTCATCGAAGAGATGTGTTTGGCGATCATATGCCATGAGATAGCTGCGGTAATTTTCAAAAAAAGATTCGGCATTGAAGTATGCTACGGCATTTTCCGGCGTGCTTAGCCGCGTTCGCAGCGCTTCGAAGCGCGGATTTTGCGCAATAGCTTCTGCGCGCTGCTGGCCCGCATCGATTGCAGCACGCAGCGTGGCGCGATCAAATGCCGTCAGCAAATACCCGTCAACAATGGCAAAATTCGGCTCAAAACTTGTCGGACTCTTGATGTAGTGAATGCGGCTGCCATTGTACTCTTCCACTTGCATTTCTTCCTTGGGCGAATAGAAATAAGTCATCAAACGCTTGACATAGGCTTCCATGCCTGCAGGCTCACGCAGGCGCACACCTGCCAGTTGCCGCCAGAAAAAGCGCGGCCCGGTGGTATCGATGCCGGCAAAGAAATAAAGCATCTGCCGGTCGAGCTTGCGCACGAGATCGCGTTCGAGATTCAGATTGCTGCGCGTCTCAAATCCTTTGATGGCCTCACGCTCGGCGCGCATGGTGGTAACGTATTGCCAAAATTTTGCGGGTTCAATCGCGGTGGTCGCATAACAAAAAACAGCGTCCCCCGGAATAAAACGCAGGGTTTGATCTTCGACCGGCGGTATTGTTGGCGCCGGCAACGAATCCGGCAACGCCTCTTGCGAGACAGTTATCGTCTCTCCCGTGATTTCTTGCAAAGCATTTGCTACCGTGCAGGCAAGGCTGGCAGCGTCGTGCCCGTTGCGACTGATCTCAAAATATTTTTCAGGATCAACATACGCCAACAAAAACGAAGCCGGCTCAACTTGCGGCAGTGATTGTTGCAATGCCGGTTGGTAAGCCAGGCTGTTCTCATCGGAGTCGAGATAGGAAGAAATCGCGCGGGCCAGCAACTGCTGGTTGTTGGAAAGCACCAAGAAACCGTCGACCACCGCATACCGGAACATCGAACCCCGGCGCCGCGATGAAATGTCGAACATGGCTTGCTTGCGATAGATCTGTTTCGTCACGGTAAGATCGCCGCTTTCAAATTTACCCAATGCGGCCAGCACATTGGTCACGGCTTTGGCTTTGAGATTCGCCGGTGTGACCAACAGCAAACGAGCTTCCTTTTCCGCGCGATACGAGGCCACGCAAACCTCGTCACCGAGCGGATCGATAAAGTAATTAAAATTGCCGCCCAGCAAACCGAGTTGCTTGTCGAGTTGTTCCCACAAGGCAAAGACTTGCTGATACGGCTCTGCGGCTTTGAAATCCTGCCAGGCTTGCAGCGTGACAAGCTGTTTGACAAACGTGGAGTTTTGCAGCTTCTCCCAATGTGTTTTGAAATTCGGCGCGAACAGACATATCTCGAATTCTGCCGGGACAAACAACGCCAACTTTTCACGCTCGTTCAAATTGCCCGGCGGCGCCTGGGCCGATTTCGGATAAGGCGTAACTTGCAGGTTGAACTCCGTGCCCGCATTTGCCGAAACCACGCGGCCGTGCGCCGTCAGATACGCCGTATCGCGAAAAGGAATATACTCGGCGCGCTTCTGTGTTTGCAAGCTGGAATGCAATTCGCGCAATGGCCCAACGGCGGCCGGGGTGCGCAATTTCATCAACGCCAAAACCGCTTCTTCCACATCCCACGAGCTTTCATCTTTGAGTTTCGCCACGAGTTTTTGCTCGCGACTCGCCTGCGCCGTTTCAAAATCGCCGAGCATGCGCGTGGCCAGCAGGCGGTTTGTGGTTTCTTCGTCATCGGCAAGTTTTAGCAGAGAGGCAAGTTTTTGATCGCTGGAGAGAGAATCATACGTCGTGCCGGCTTGCCGGCGCACGGCTTCAAAAAATTTTTCTTCGTCGGCTTTGGGTTTCTGCAACTCACGCAAGACGATTTGCGGCGCCATCACTTCCTGCACCACCGGTGTTTCGGCTTTTTCACCGCCCGCTTGCCGCTTCTTCCAGAAAAAAACACCGGCAGCAATAGCGACGACGAACAAGCCTGCCGCAAGCAAGTAGTAATGTTGTTTTTTCATAAAAAGCCTTTGTGTACGTTTGGTTGCTGCCTTCGACAAGCTCAGGCAGCGGTTTCTCGTTGGCTGAGCCTGTCGAAGCCAACGAGCCTTGTCGAAGCCAACCTCTCTGCCTTCGACAAGCTGCCTTCGACAAGCTCAGGCAGCGGTTTCTCGTTGGCTGAGCCTGTCGAAGCCAACGAGCCTTGTCGAAGCCAACCTCTCTGCCTGCGAACAAGCTGCCTTCGACAAGCTCAGGCAGCGGTTTCTCGTTGGCTGAGGTTTCACCGTTGGCAGAGCCTGTCGAAGCCAACTTCCCTGCCTGCAAAAAGCTGCCTTCGGCAAGCTCAGGCACCGGCTACTCGTTGGCTGAGCTTTCACCGTTGGCTGAGCCTGTCGAAGCCAACTTCCCTGCCTGCAAAAAGCTGCCTTCGGCAAGCTCAGGCAGCGGTTTCCCGTTGGCTGAGCTTTCACCGTTGGCTGAGCCTGTCGAAGCCAACTTCCCTGCCTGCAAAAAGCTGCCTGCGGCAAGCTCAGGCAGCGGTTTCCCGTTGGCTGAGCCTGTCGAAGCCAACGAGCCTTGTCGAAGCCAACTCAATCATTGCTGCTGAGATTATGTTCATACTTTTGCAGCATTGTCTTGGGAAAATAGTGCTTCAATATTTTCTGATAGGAATGCCCGGCGCGCGCCATGCCCATGGCGCCGAACTGGCACATGCCGACGCCATGGCCCAATCCTTTTCCAATAAAAACATATGTGTTGTTTTCAAGTTGCAGATCAAACGCCGTGCTCTTCACCGAATTCCAACCCAAAACCCGGCAAACCACGGCGCGAAATTTTTCACCGCTGACGAGATGAAGCGATTGCCCCATCAACGCCAGCTCGCGCACACGGCCATCCGAGTTGCGTTTGCTAACGCCGAGAGCCACGATCGGCTCGCCCAGTTCCTGTTGCCACAGTTGCAGCAGGCTGTCGGCTTTCATGCGCAATTGCCAACGAAAATGCGGCGATTTTGCGCAGTAACTCATGCGCCGCGAGGAATCGGAAACGCTGATTAAGTAAGGATGATCAAACTCGCTCGACCACACGTCGAGATCATTGGCCGTGCGTCCGCCGCACGTCGAGCTGTAGAAAATTTCAATCGGCAGGTTTTTATAGGTGAGAATTTCGCCGGCGGTGCTCGCAATCGCATGTTGAATCGTCGAATCGACGCCGGCGCTGCCGGCATAACGCTGGCAATGCGTCAGATCGCAGGCTTGATAACCCTTTTGCTGATGGCGCCGCCAATTCTTGAGAAGGTAAGTGCGCGCCGCCACAGCCTGCGCTTGCAATGCGGCAAACGGCGCTTGCCGCAACTCCGCCGCTAACACGCCGGCAAGATAATCCTCTTCCGCCAGCAAGTTGACGATGCACAGCTCATTTCCCGAAACATAAATCTTAAAAGCGCCAGCATACGGCCGCGCGGCGAACCTTGCTTTACCATTGCGATATTTCACCGCAGCGAGTATTTGCCCTGAAGTCGTTGCGACGGTGATGGTATCAGCCAACGCTGGCGCAGGGTCAAAATCATCGTTTAGAACTTGCACGCGGCCTCCCTGCCGCACAACGCGAATGGGCTTCGTTGTGTGCCGCGCGGTTCCCTGCGCGTCTCGCACAACGAACACGGGCAGCGCCTCGCCAAACGAAACAGCCGCCGGCTCTGCCGCACCTGCGCCGCCATGCAGCCTCGCAGGCGCAATATCCGCGTTGTTCGACCGCAGGCCGTTTGCCAGGAAATTCCTGAACGCTGGTTCTGCGAGTTTCAATTCAAGAGCTTGCGGATGCAAAATCTCAAACAGGCGAACCGCAATCGTCGGTTGCGGCAGCGCTGGTTGAGCAAAAAGCGCATGAGAAAATAGCCCTC from Cytophagia bacterium CHB2 includes these protein-coding regions:
- a CDS encoding DUF3352 domain-containing protein, whose amino-acid sequence is MKKQHYYLLAAGLFVVAIAAGVFFWKKRQAGGEKAETPVVQEVMAPQIVLRELQKPKADEEKFFEAVRRQAGTTYDSLSSDQKLASLLKLADDEETTNRLLATRMLGDFETAQASREQKLVAKLKDESSWDVEEAVLALMKLRTPAAVGPLRELHSSLQTQKRAEYIPFRDTAYLTAHGRVVSANAGTEFNLQVTPYPKSAQAPPGNLNEREKLALFVPAEFEICLFAPNFKTHWEKLQNSTFVKQLVTLQAWQDFKAAEPYQQVFALWEQLDKQLGLLGGNFNYFIDPLGDEVCVASYRAEKEARLLLVTPANLKAKAVTNVLAALGKFESGDLTVTKQIYRKQAMFDISSRRRGSMFRYAVVDGFLVLSNNQQLLARAISSYLDSDENSLAYQPALQQSLPQVEPASFLLAYVDPEKYFEISRNGHDAASLACTVANALQEITGETITVSQEALPDSLPAPTIPPVEDQTLRFIPGDAVFCYATTAIEPAKFWQYVTTMRAEREAIKGFETRSNLNLERDLVRKLDRQMLYFFAGIDTTGPRFFWRQLAGVRLREPAGMEAYVKRLMTYFYSPKEEMQVEEYNGSRIHYIKSPTSFEPNFAIVDGYLLTAFDRATLRAAIDAGQQRAEAIAQNPRFEALRTRLSTPENAVAYFNAESFFENYRSYLMAYDRQTHLFDEADLQLRIDPLFALFKST
- a CDS encoding SpoIID/LytB domain-containing protein — translated: MSIRRAILLGGLFSHALFAQPALPQPTIAVRLFEILHPQALELKLAEPAFRNFLANGLRSNNADIAPARLHGGAGAAEPAAVSFGEALPVFVVRDAQGTARHTTKPIRVVRQGGRVQVLNDDFDPAPALADTITVATTSGQILAAVKYRNGKARFAARPYAGAFKIYVSGNELCIVNLLAEEDYLAGVLAAELRQAPFAALQAQAVAARTYLLKNWRRHQQKGYQACDLTHCQRYAGSAGVDSTIQHAIASTAGEILTYKNLPIEIFYSSTCGGRTANDLDVWSSEFDHPYLISVSDSSRRMSYCAKSPHFRWQLRMKADSLLQLWQQELGEPIVALGVSKRNSDGRVRELALMGQSLHLVSGEKFRAVVCRVLGWNSVKSTAFDLQLENNTYVFIGKGLGHGVGMCQFGAMGMARAGHSYQKILKHYFPKTMLQKYEHNLSSND